A single genomic interval of Helianthus annuus cultivar XRQ/B chromosome 6, HanXRQr2.0-SUNRISE, whole genome shotgun sequence harbors:
- the LOC110876085 gene encoding heterogeneous nuclear ribonucleoprotein A1-like, which translates to MGTLPRCDVCQYHHVGQCRVRKYESCGRVSHSKETCWAGTGRGNGGQKGYGNGNGNNNRGGNGYGNRNQGGNGGNGNRGGFGNQAGSGNGGANNNQGGNGNGNGRGPGCFNCRDVGHFKRECPKINQAQGRNIPGLVASKLDIPYSIELANGKLVETNEVIRGCVIELREHEFTLDLLPIELGSFDVVGRSDGR; encoded by the exons atgggcactctgcccagatgtgatgtgTGCCAGTACCATCATGTCGGCCAGTGCAGAGTTAGGAAATATGAGTCTTGTGGAAGGGTTAGTCATTCGAAGGAGACGTGTTGGGCCGGTACTGGTCGTGGTAATGGTGGTCAGAAAGGTTATGGCAATGGGAATGGAaacaataaccgtggtggtaatgggtaTGGAAACCGcaatcaaggaggaaatggcggtaATGGAAATCGTGGTGGTTTTGGAAATCAAGCTGGTAGTGGAAACGGTGGAGCAAACAACAACCAGGGTGgtaatggaaatggaaatggtcgGGGACCAGGTTGCTTTAACTGTAGAGATgtggggcatttcaagagagaatgcccaAAGATCAACCAAGCTCagggaagg AATATACCTGGGTTGGTAGCTAGTAagctagatattccgtactcgatagagctagctaatggaaagctagtagaaACGAATGAAGTCATTAGAGGTTGCGTGATAGAACTCAGGGAGCACGAGTTTACGCTTGATCTTCTGCCaatcgagttgggaagctttgacgtg